The DNA sequence GGAGGGTTTTTGGAAAAATCTAGAATGCCACCAAAGCCTTTTGAGGGAATAAAAATAACAAAAATATATAATAAAGAAGCAGGAATGAAAAACAAAAAATACCCAAATAATCTAGCCCCAAACCCGCCTGTTTGTATCCCCGCCGCAAATAGCGTAGCCGCTCCCGCATTTTTCATATCATTTGCCATTTTTTGCCTTTTTATTAGTTCAGAATTTTTATACATGTAGTTTAGCATAAAGCATAAATTTAAACCAAGTTTTTTACAGTGAGTGCCTTTTGTATAAAATCAATATCTACATGTAGATTTATATGCTCGGCAAACTCATCTATAGCTTTTGCTTTGTACTCTTTAAAGTCGTATCCCTCATAGCTCTTGTCTATTTTACAAAAGAGTCTGTAGCGGAATTCATCGTTCTCAAAGATACCGTGCACAAAAGTGGCGTATAGATTTTTCTTCTTTACAACCCTTTTTTTAGCAACTCCGTTATGTATCTCGTAGCCATCTATCATTGAGCCAAAAAGATAGTAGCACCCCTTTTTGACGATCTTCTCTTTGCCAAAAACTACATCGCCTTTTATGCGTCCAAAACCGATTGTCTCCTTTTGTTTGGACTCCACGCACTTAGGGTCTAAAATACGCTCAAACATCATCTCGTAACCGCCGCAGATGGCGACTATTTTTTGTTTTGTTGAGCTTAAAATCTCCTCAAAGCCTCTTTCTCGCAGCCACGCCAAATCATCCACGACTCTTTTGCTTCCCGGCAGAACGATCAAGTCACATACAGAAGCCTCGGCGGGATTTGAGATAAAAGAGAGTGCAACTTCACGGTCTGCAACAAGCGGTTCAAAGTCTGTAAAGTTGCTGATGTGCGGGAGTTTTATAACGCCTACGTTGATTTTGGCTTTTGAATTGTCCTGAACATAGTTCATTATAGATTGGCTGTCTTCAAAACCGAGGTTGAACGGTTTGTATGGCACAACGCCCAAAACTTTTATGCCGAACTTCTTCTCTATGATAACTCTGCCCTCATCAAAAAGAGTTATGTCGCCTCGAAATTTATTTACGATTACTCCGATAACATTTTCACGCAGTTTTTTTGGAAGCAGTTTATAAACTCCGTAAATAGATGCAAAAACTCCGCCGCG is a window from the Sulfurimonas crateris genome containing:
- a CDS encoding cobyric acid synthase, whose protein sequence is MNSLSIFGTSSDAGKSTLSFALTYLLHHRGISVAPFKAQNVSNNSHVTDNGGEIAIPQHFAAEAIGLKTTTNMNPVLLKSGTKNSAHLIINGKSVGEKDVHAYYRDIKTLQPIVKEAFLKLKDEYDVIVAEGAGSPVELNLMDKDLSNIYVASEFNTKIILVADIERGGVFASIYGVYKLLPKKLRENVIGVIVNKFRGDITLFDEGRVIIEKKFGIKVLGVVPYKPFNLGFEDSQSIMNYVQDNSKAKINVGVIKLPHISNFTDFEPLVADREVALSFISNPAEASVCDLIVLPGSKRVVDDLAWLRERGFEEILSSTKQKIVAICGGYEMMFERILDPKCVESKQKETIGFGRIKGDVVFGKEKIVKKGCYYLFGSMIDGYEIHNGVAKKRVVKKKNLYATFVHGIFENDEFRYRLFCKIDKSYEGYDFKEYKAKAIDEFAEHINLHVDIDFIQKALTVKNLV